The Vidua chalybeata isolate OUT-0048 chromosome 24, bVidCha1 merged haplotype, whole genome shotgun sequence genome includes a window with the following:
- the USP49 gene encoding ubiquitin carboxyl-terminal hydrolase 49 isoform X2, producing the protein MDRCKHVGRLRLAQDHSILNPQKWHCVDCHTTESLWACLKCSHVACGRYIEEHALRHFQETQHPLAMEVHELYVFCYLCQDYVLNDNPEGDLKLLRSSLSAIKGQRSGRTLRSMALAEDAWRRRSPQGQSQMLTALWHRRQALLARALRTWFHKSSRGQLKLKEKKQMEELQKKKEAARQRRQEMKRQLLEELASTPPRKSARLLSHVHRESLIPRKFREVGAASPTSRQVQSSRLKQFYSIRRQPLMTPGVTGLRNLGNTCYMNSILQVLSHLQKFRECFLTLDLCETEELLAKTVNGRARVPGRLANGAAAGEPGRPDRVGTQSSPAGLNGGSSISRSLELIQPKEPSSKHISLCHELHTLFRVMWSGKWALVSPFAMLHSVWSLIPAFRGYDQQDAQEFLCELLDKVQQELESEGSRRRILIPFSQRKLTKQVLKVVNTIFHGQLLSQVTCRTCNYKSNTVEPFWDLSLEFPERYHSLEKGLLPVPQAECLLTEMLAKFTETEALEGRIYACDQCNSKRRKSSPKPLVLSEAKKQLLIYRLPQVLRLHLKRFRWSERNHREKIGVHVLFEQVLNMEPYCCRDSLPSLATDSCVYDLSAVVMHHGKGFGSGHYTAYCYNTEGGFWVHCNDSKLNVCSVEEVCKTQAYILFYTQRTLQDRAGIPELPTQVFATQSQ; encoded by the exons ATGGATAGATGCAAACATGTGGGGCGGCTACGACTCGCCCAGGACCACTCGATCCTGAACCCCCAGAAGTGGCACTGCGTGGACTGCCACACCACCGAGTCGCTCTGGGCCTGCCTCAAGTGCTCCCACGTGGCCTGCGGGCGCTACATCGAGGAGCACGCCCTGAGGCACTTCCAGGAGACCCAGCACCCCTTGGCCATGGAGGTGCACGAGCTCTACGTCTTCTGTTACCTCTGCCAGGACTACGTCCTGAACGACAACCCCGAGGGCGACCTGAAGCTGCTCAGGAGCTCCCTGTCGGCCATCAAGGGGCAGAGGAGCGGGAGGACGCTGCGCTCCATGGCGCTGGCCGAGGAcgcctggaggaggaggagccctCAGGGCCAGTCCCAGATGCTCACGGCGCTGTGGCACCGGCGCCAGGCCCTGCTGGCGAGGGCTCTGCGCACCTGGTTCCACAAGAGCTCCCGGGGACAGCTGAAACTGAAGGAGAAGAAGCagatggaggagctgcagaagaaGAAGGAGGCGGCTCGGCAGCGGCGGCAGGAGATGaagaggcagctcctggaggagctggccaGCACCCCCCCGAGGAAGAGCGCCAGGCTGCTGTCCCACGTGCACAGGGAGAGCTTGATCCCAAGGAAATTCAGGGAGGTGGGCGCAGCTTCCCCTACCTCACGGcaggtgcagagcagcaggttgAAGCAGTTCTACTCCATCCGGCGGCAGCCCCTGATGACGCCCGGGGTGACGGGGCTGAGGAACCTGGGCAACACTTGTTACATGAACTCCATCCTGCAGGTGCTCAGCCACCTCCAGAAGTTCCGGGAATGTTTCTTGACTCTTGATCTCTGTGAAACGGAAGAACTTTTAGCTAAAACTGTGAACGGGAGGGCCAGGGTGCCTGGCAGGCTGGCGaatggggctgctgctggcgAGCCGGGGAGGCCTGACAGGGTGGGCACGCAGAGCTCTCCGGCCGGCTTGAACGGGGGCTCCTCCATCAGCCGGAGCTTGGAGCTGATCCAGCCCAAGGAGCCCAGCTCGAAGCACATCTCCCTCTGCCACGAGCTGCACACGCTGTTCAGGGTGATGTGGTCTGGCAAGTGGGCCCTGGTGTCCCCGTTTGCCATGCTGCACTCCGTGTGGAGCCTGATCCCGGCGTTCCGCGGCTACGACCAGCAGGACGCTCAGGAGTTCCTCTGCGAGCTCCTGGACAAggtccagcaggagctggagtcCGAGGGCAGCAGGCGCAGGATCCTCATCCCCTTCTCGCAGAGGAAGCTCACCAAGCAGGTCCTCAAGGTGGTCAACACCATTTTCCACGGGCAGTTGCTCAGCCAG gtcACCTGCAGGACGTGCAACTACAAATCCAACACCGTGGAGCCCTTCTGGGACCTTTCCCTGGAGTTCCCGGAGCGGTACCATTCCCTGGAGAAGGGGCTCCTGCCCGTGCCCCAGGCTGAGTGCCTGCTCACCGAGATGCTGGCCAAATTCACCGAGACAGAAGCCCTGGAGGGGAGGATCTACGCCTGTGACCAGTGCAACA gtaAACGGCGAAAATCTTCTCCCAAACCTCTTGTTCTGAGTGAAGCTAAAAAGCAGTTGCTGATCTACAGACTACCTCAGGTCCTCCGGCTGCACCTTAAACGCTTCAG GTGGTCTGAGCGCAATCACCGCGAGAAGATCGGGGTCCATGTCCTCTTTGAGCAGGTATTAAACATGGAACCTTACTGCTGCAGGGACTCTCTGCCCTCCCTTGCCACAGATTCCTGTGTCTATGACCTCTCGGCTGTGGTGATGCATCACGGGAAGGGGTTTGGCTCAGGACACTACACAGCCTATTGCTACAACACGGAGGGAG gtttttGGGTGCACTGCAATGACTCCAAACTGAATGTATGTAGCGTGGAGGAGGTGTGCAAGACCCAGGCCTACATCCTCTTCTACACTCAGAGGAcgctgcaggacagagcaggaatCCCAGAGCTCCCAACTCAGGTGTTTGCCACCCAGAGCCAGTGA
- the USP49 gene encoding ubiquitin carboxyl-terminal hydrolase 49 isoform X3 has translation MDRCKHVGRLRLAQDHSILNPQKWHCVDCHTTESLWACLKCSHVACGRYIEEHALRHFQETQHPLAMEVHELYVFCYLCQDYVLNDNPEGDLKLLRSSLSAIKGQRSGRTLRSMALAEDAWRRRSPQGQSQMLTALWHRRQALLARALRTWFHKSSRGQLKLKEKKQMEELQKKKEAARQRRQEMKRQLLEELASTPPRKSARLLSHVHRESLIPRKFREVGAASPTSRQVQSSRLKQFYSIRRQPLMTPGVTGLRNLGNTCYMNSILQVLSHLQKFRECFLTLDLCETEELLAKTVNGRARVPGRLANGAAAGEPGRPDRVGTQSSPAGLNGGSSISRSLELIQPKEPSSKHISLCHELHTLFRVMWSGKWALVSPFAMLHSVWSLIPAFRGYDQQDAQEFLCELLDKVQQELESEGSRRRILIPFSQRKLTKQVLKVVNTIFHGQLLSQVTCRTCNYKSNTVEPFWDLSLEFPERYHSLEKGLLPVPQAECLLTEMLAKFTETEALEGRIYACDQCNSKRRKSSPKPLVLSEAKKQLLIYRLPQVLRLHLKRFRWSERNHREKIGVHVLFEQVFGCTAMTPN, from the exons ATGGATAGATGCAAACATGTGGGGCGGCTACGACTCGCCCAGGACCACTCGATCCTGAACCCCCAGAAGTGGCACTGCGTGGACTGCCACACCACCGAGTCGCTCTGGGCCTGCCTCAAGTGCTCCCACGTGGCCTGCGGGCGCTACATCGAGGAGCACGCCCTGAGGCACTTCCAGGAGACCCAGCACCCCTTGGCCATGGAGGTGCACGAGCTCTACGTCTTCTGTTACCTCTGCCAGGACTACGTCCTGAACGACAACCCCGAGGGCGACCTGAAGCTGCTCAGGAGCTCCCTGTCGGCCATCAAGGGGCAGAGGAGCGGGAGGACGCTGCGCTCCATGGCGCTGGCCGAGGAcgcctggaggaggaggagccctCAGGGCCAGTCCCAGATGCTCACGGCGCTGTGGCACCGGCGCCAGGCCCTGCTGGCGAGGGCTCTGCGCACCTGGTTCCACAAGAGCTCCCGGGGACAGCTGAAACTGAAGGAGAAGAAGCagatggaggagctgcagaagaaGAAGGAGGCGGCTCGGCAGCGGCGGCAGGAGATGaagaggcagctcctggaggagctggccaGCACCCCCCCGAGGAAGAGCGCCAGGCTGCTGTCCCACGTGCACAGGGAGAGCTTGATCCCAAGGAAATTCAGGGAGGTGGGCGCAGCTTCCCCTACCTCACGGcaggtgcagagcagcaggttgAAGCAGTTCTACTCCATCCGGCGGCAGCCCCTGATGACGCCCGGGGTGACGGGGCTGAGGAACCTGGGCAACACTTGTTACATGAACTCCATCCTGCAGGTGCTCAGCCACCTCCAGAAGTTCCGGGAATGTTTCTTGACTCTTGATCTCTGTGAAACGGAAGAACTTTTAGCTAAAACTGTGAACGGGAGGGCCAGGGTGCCTGGCAGGCTGGCGaatggggctgctgctggcgAGCCGGGGAGGCCTGACAGGGTGGGCACGCAGAGCTCTCCGGCCGGCTTGAACGGGGGCTCCTCCATCAGCCGGAGCTTGGAGCTGATCCAGCCCAAGGAGCCCAGCTCGAAGCACATCTCCCTCTGCCACGAGCTGCACACGCTGTTCAGGGTGATGTGGTCTGGCAAGTGGGCCCTGGTGTCCCCGTTTGCCATGCTGCACTCCGTGTGGAGCCTGATCCCGGCGTTCCGCGGCTACGACCAGCAGGACGCTCAGGAGTTCCTCTGCGAGCTCCTGGACAAggtccagcaggagctggagtcCGAGGGCAGCAGGCGCAGGATCCTCATCCCCTTCTCGCAGAGGAAGCTCACCAAGCAGGTCCTCAAGGTGGTCAACACCATTTTCCACGGGCAGTTGCTCAGCCAG gtcACCTGCAGGACGTGCAACTACAAATCCAACACCGTGGAGCCCTTCTGGGACCTTTCCCTGGAGTTCCCGGAGCGGTACCATTCCCTGGAGAAGGGGCTCCTGCCCGTGCCCCAGGCTGAGTGCCTGCTCACCGAGATGCTGGCCAAATTCACCGAGACAGAAGCCCTGGAGGGGAGGATCTACGCCTGTGACCAGTGCAACA gtaAACGGCGAAAATCTTCTCCCAAACCTCTTGTTCTGAGTGAAGCTAAAAAGCAGTTGCTGATCTACAGACTACCTCAGGTCCTCCGGCTGCACCTTAAACGCTTCAG GTGGTCTGAGCGCAATCACCGCGAGAAGATCGGGGTCCATGTCCTCTTTGAGCAG gtttttGGGTGCACTGCAATGACTCCAAACTGA
- the USP49 gene encoding ubiquitin carboxyl-terminal hydrolase 49 isoform X1, with amino-acid sequence MDRCKHVGRLRLAQDHSILNPQKWHCVDCHTTESLWACLKCSHVACGRYIEEHALRHFQETQHPLAMEVHELYVFCYLCQDYVLNDNPEGDLKLLRSSLSAIKGQRSGRTLRSMALAEDAWRRRSPQGQSQMLTALWHRRQALLARALRTWFHKSSRGQLKLKEKKQMEELQKKKEAARQRRQEMKRQLLEELASTPPRKSARLLSHVHRESLIPRKFREVGAASPTSRQVQSSRLKQFYSIRRQPLMTPGVTGLRNLGNTCYMNSILQVLSHLQKFRECFLTLDLCETEELLAKTVNGRARVPGRLANGAAAGEPGRPDRVGTQSSPAGLNGGSSISRSLELIQPKEPSSKHISLCHELHTLFRVMWSGKWALVSPFAMLHSVWSLIPAFRGYDQQDAQEFLCELLDKVQQELESEGSRRRILIPFSQRKLTKQVLKVVNTIFHGQLLSQVTCRTCNYKSNTVEPFWDLSLEFPERYHSLEKGLLPVPQAECLLTEMLAKFTETEALEGRIYACDQCNSKRRKSSPKPLVLSEAKKQLLIYRLPQVLRLHLKRFRWSERNHREKIGVHVLFEQVLNMEPYCCRDSLPSLATDSCVYDLSAVVMHHGKGFGSGHYTAYCYNTEGGFWVHCNDSKLNVCSVEEVCKTQAYILFYTQRTLQDRAGIPELPTQKNETGESPWINTPQSLKSCSSPKRNRATQGEECEIPNSTWSWKSYKNKKSVSEISLILGILWGKKKKKEP; translated from the exons ATGGATAGATGCAAACATGTGGGGCGGCTACGACTCGCCCAGGACCACTCGATCCTGAACCCCCAGAAGTGGCACTGCGTGGACTGCCACACCACCGAGTCGCTCTGGGCCTGCCTCAAGTGCTCCCACGTGGCCTGCGGGCGCTACATCGAGGAGCACGCCCTGAGGCACTTCCAGGAGACCCAGCACCCCTTGGCCATGGAGGTGCACGAGCTCTACGTCTTCTGTTACCTCTGCCAGGACTACGTCCTGAACGACAACCCCGAGGGCGACCTGAAGCTGCTCAGGAGCTCCCTGTCGGCCATCAAGGGGCAGAGGAGCGGGAGGACGCTGCGCTCCATGGCGCTGGCCGAGGAcgcctggaggaggaggagccctCAGGGCCAGTCCCAGATGCTCACGGCGCTGTGGCACCGGCGCCAGGCCCTGCTGGCGAGGGCTCTGCGCACCTGGTTCCACAAGAGCTCCCGGGGACAGCTGAAACTGAAGGAGAAGAAGCagatggaggagctgcagaagaaGAAGGAGGCGGCTCGGCAGCGGCGGCAGGAGATGaagaggcagctcctggaggagctggccaGCACCCCCCCGAGGAAGAGCGCCAGGCTGCTGTCCCACGTGCACAGGGAGAGCTTGATCCCAAGGAAATTCAGGGAGGTGGGCGCAGCTTCCCCTACCTCACGGcaggtgcagagcagcaggttgAAGCAGTTCTACTCCATCCGGCGGCAGCCCCTGATGACGCCCGGGGTGACGGGGCTGAGGAACCTGGGCAACACTTGTTACATGAACTCCATCCTGCAGGTGCTCAGCCACCTCCAGAAGTTCCGGGAATGTTTCTTGACTCTTGATCTCTGTGAAACGGAAGAACTTTTAGCTAAAACTGTGAACGGGAGGGCCAGGGTGCCTGGCAGGCTGGCGaatggggctgctgctggcgAGCCGGGGAGGCCTGACAGGGTGGGCACGCAGAGCTCTCCGGCCGGCTTGAACGGGGGCTCCTCCATCAGCCGGAGCTTGGAGCTGATCCAGCCCAAGGAGCCCAGCTCGAAGCACATCTCCCTCTGCCACGAGCTGCACACGCTGTTCAGGGTGATGTGGTCTGGCAAGTGGGCCCTGGTGTCCCCGTTTGCCATGCTGCACTCCGTGTGGAGCCTGATCCCGGCGTTCCGCGGCTACGACCAGCAGGACGCTCAGGAGTTCCTCTGCGAGCTCCTGGACAAggtccagcaggagctggagtcCGAGGGCAGCAGGCGCAGGATCCTCATCCCCTTCTCGCAGAGGAAGCTCACCAAGCAGGTCCTCAAGGTGGTCAACACCATTTTCCACGGGCAGTTGCTCAGCCAG gtcACCTGCAGGACGTGCAACTACAAATCCAACACCGTGGAGCCCTTCTGGGACCTTTCCCTGGAGTTCCCGGAGCGGTACCATTCCCTGGAGAAGGGGCTCCTGCCCGTGCCCCAGGCTGAGTGCCTGCTCACCGAGATGCTGGCCAAATTCACCGAGACAGAAGCCCTGGAGGGGAGGATCTACGCCTGTGACCAGTGCAACA gtaAACGGCGAAAATCTTCTCCCAAACCTCTTGTTCTGAGTGAAGCTAAAAAGCAGTTGCTGATCTACAGACTACCTCAGGTCCTCCGGCTGCACCTTAAACGCTTCAG GTGGTCTGAGCGCAATCACCGCGAGAAGATCGGGGTCCATGTCCTCTTTGAGCAGGTATTAAACATGGAACCTTACTGCTGCAGGGACTCTCTGCCCTCCCTTGCCACAGATTCCTGTGTCTATGACCTCTCGGCTGTGGTGATGCATCACGGGAAGGGGTTTGGCTCAGGACACTACACAGCCTATTGCTACAACACGGAGGGAG gtttttGGGTGCACTGCAATGACTCCAAACTGAATGTATGTAGCGTGGAGGAGGTGTGCAAGACCCAGGCCTACATCCTCTTCTACACTCAGAGGAcgctgcaggacagagcaggaatCCCAGAGCTCCCAACTCAG AAGAATGAAACAGGAGAATCCCCCTGGATCAACACCCCCCAGTCCCTaaaatcctgctccagccccaagAGGAACAG GGCCACGCAAGGGGAGGAATGtgaaatcccaaattccacgtggagctggaaaagctacaaaaacaaaaagtctGTATCTGAAATCAGCctgattttgggaattctgtggggaaaaaaaaaaaaaaaagagccttaG
- the TOMM6 gene encoding mitochondrial import receptor subunit TOM6 homolog → MAAAAAAAGAGAAAAPPRGVRAWLRSAFRFATDRNDFRRNLLLNLGLFAAGVWVARNLTDIDLMAPQPVP, encoded by the exons atggcggcggcggcggcggcggccggggcgggagcggcggcggccccgccgcggggcgTCCGCGCCTGGCTGCGGAGCGCCTTCCGCTTCGCCACCGACCGCAACGACTTCCGCAG GAACCTGCTGCTGAACCTGGGGCTGTTTGCCGCGGGGGTCTGGGTGGCGCGGAACCTGACCGACATCGACCTGATGGCCCCGCAGCCGGTCCCGTAG